From the genome of Nicotiana sylvestris chromosome 2, ASM39365v2, whole genome shotgun sequence, one region includes:
- the LOC104212396 gene encoding uncharacterized protein: MQSLRDIVPAALNNINTKFIVLDKGRIAMEGQQKMCLALVADETAAVHFQMWGDECDTFEPGDLIRLENCIFSYNRNNLLLRAGKRGKAEKVGEFTITYVETPNMSEIRWVPDPSNSKIYVPEAVISLFSRVFPPMN, from the coding sequence ATGCAGTCTCTGAGAGACATTGTGCCGGCTGCATTGAACAACATAAACACAAAATTCATTGTCTTGGACAAAGGGAGGATAGCTATGGAAGGGCAACAAAAGATGTGTTTGGCACTAGTGGCGGATGAGACAGCTGCAGTTCACTTTCAGATGTGGGGTGATGAGTGTGATACTTTTGAGCCTGGGGACCTTATCCGGTTAGAAAATTGCATCTTCTCTTATAACCGCAACAACCTACTGCTAAGGGCAGGTAAGCGAGGCAAGGCAGAAAAGGTTGGAGAGTTTACCATCACCTACGTGGAGACACCAAACATGAGCGAGATACGTTGGGTCCCTGATCCTAGCAATTCTAAGATATATGTGCCAGAggctgttatttctctcttttcacGAGTGTTTCCACCAATGAATTGA
- the LOC104212394 gene encoding UPF0725 protein At3g44770, which produces MYADGRKMSIQYQKEYHRQVRESEGFDITLDLTLDAAIGAPIIAQRGMKNKPKFVLLSQLAIEDFNSQNATNYKFVKNVTVNTSYAAGMWCYITFQARDADDTIKTFQTLAWWGIDGDRDVRFCRFKKPSK; this is translated from the exons ATGTATGCGGACGGTCGCAAAATGAGTATCCAATATCAGAAAGAGTATCACAGGCAGGTCAGGGAGAGCGAG GGTTTTGATATCACTCTGGATTTGACTTTGGATGCTGCTATTGGTGCTCCAATTATTGCCCAACGAGGGATGAAGAACAAACCCAAATTTGTTCTCCTCTCCCAGTTAGCTATTGAAGATTTCAATTCACAGAAT gcTACAAATTACAAATTTGTGAAAAATGTGACTGTGAACACATCATATGCTGCTGGGATGTGGTGTTATATCACCTTTCAAGCCAGGGATGCTGACGATACCATAAAGACCTTTCAAACATTGGCGTGGTGGGGAATTGACGGAGATAGAGATGTGAGATTTTGCAGGTTTAAGAAACCATCCAAGTGA